The following coding sequences are from one Arachis hypogaea cultivar Tifrunner chromosome 7, arahy.Tifrunner.gnm2.J5K5, whole genome shotgun sequence window:
- the LOC140174374 gene encoding uncharacterized protein has translation MTQDQNTTFKVMNQEFVKLDRLDGTNFNRWKDKMMFLLSVLNLAYLIDPKTTPIADAAENSTLEEKEKIVQFKKKRDEDTFACRGHILNTLSDRLYDLYMSIQSPLEIWKSLEEKYNTERQRTDKFIMIKYFEFIMNDTMLDMDQIHELQILVSRLRDLQVVIPKSLQVGAIISKLPSSWNGYRKKLLHLGEDFTIEKLLRHIRIEEETKKTRCCVSFSKF, from the coding sequence ATGACACAAGATCAAAACACTACGTTCAAGGTCATGAATCAAGAGTTTGTCAAATTAGATCGTCTTGATGGAACGAACTTCAACCGTTGGAAAGACAAGATGATGTTTCTTCTTTCAGTTCTCAATCTTGCATATTTGATTGACCCAAAGACTACACCAATTGCTGATGCCGCTGAAAATTCCACattggaagagaaagaaaagattgtTCAATTTAAAAAGAAACGTGATGAAGATACTTTTGCATGTCGAGGTCATATTCTCAATACTTTATCCGACCGACTCTATGATCTCTACATGTCAATTCAATCACCATTAGAGATTTGGAAATCTTTGGAAGAAAAGTACAATACCGAACGACAAAGAACAGATAAgtttattatgataaaatattttgaatttattatgaatgatactatgCTTGACAtggatcaaattcatgaattacaaATCCTTGTAAGTAGACTTCGTGATCTACAAGTGGTGATCCCTAAATCATTACAAGTTGgagcaattatttcaaaattacCTTCATCTTGGAATGGTTATAGGAAGAAACTTTTACATCTTGGTGAGGACTTCACAATTGAGAAATTACTAAGGCATATACGTATAGAGGAGGAAACTAAAAAAACGCGATGCTGTGTATCTTTCTCAAAGTTCTAA